GATCGTTCATTTTTaggaacggaacgaacaggcTTCCAGGCTCATTCCGGAGCGCACATCACTAATCTGTAGGAACAAGGTGAATCGTTGCTGATCTTGTCGTTCCGTTCACCGTAACCTTCACCTCAAACTTGCCATTCAGCTGAAGGCACGTACCGGATGCTGTTTTTGCATGCATTTTCAGTGGCGATGGAGGCCGAGCTGCTTCCACGTTTTCCGTCCAATAAACGTGTTGTTCGATCGCAGATCGCAATAAGTGTCCAGAGCTCCATTGTGCTTTCCGTTATCACTACTGACTTATGACTCATAATAGATGTCGTACCGGGAAATCATTCGTTTGTCTTATCAAGAAATGTGTaatgggttttcttttcgttgctTGTATGAAACATATAGGCTGTTCTAGCTGTTCTTCATCGATCAGTAGGAATGCAATCGTCGAACGTGCAGGATCGAGAAATTTCCTTCACCATGATGCATTGTTGGGGGTATCTGTTAGTGATCTGCAGTGGCATGATCATTTCATGCGTAGCGAATGATAACGCGGGTGATTTTCAAGTAAAGTATAATCTCAGAAAATATCACGCAAATTTAATTCTTATATAATTCCGTATTCCGTAGGCATGTCGGGAAGGTTACTGTGTATTGGAAGATTTGTGTCCAGATGGAATGTACAACGAATCATATGTGCAGTCTAAGGATATTATTGTGATACGACTGGGTAAAGTATGCCCGGAAAAGGAAGTGTGCTGcacaaatgtttcaaaatctACAGCAACTAAGCCTGCATATAGGGCTAATTCAGCGGAGAGAGAAGTAAGTGGACGATTGGTAAAAGTAAAGTGGAATTATCTATACCGTTCTAACTTTTGTTAATTTAGGATGCTCCGGTACTAAACGTATCCAATTTTGAGTGTGGCGAGTTTAACGAGAATGGATTGTTTTATGAACTGCGACATAATGACTCGCTGGCGCAGTATGCCGAATATCCCTGGATGGTGTACATAATGAAGAAACAATCATCCCCAACTGGTAGTAACTTTGTCTGTGGAGGTACATTGATTCATCCTCGGTTTGTGGTTACAACGGCTCACAATACGGATGGAAATTCGGACTTGATCGCACGCTTCGGTGAATGGGATATTAGCACCACGCACGAACCATTTCCACATAAGGTAGTAAGTCTGGTTTCCGCGTTCCTTACATAGCGATAATCCCCTTATCCATGCCCACAGGAAATTAGCGTTAAGGAGATCATCAAACATCCCAAATTTGTGCACAACCCGTTGCAGAACGATATTGCACTGCTTTTGCTTGTGGAAGACGTGCAATACCAGCCACACATTCGGCCTATATGTTTGCCGCAGCCAGACGATCAGTTCGTAGGGAAACGTTGCATTTCCATCGGCTGGGGCGTCCAGCGAGGAGCTTACGCGAACGTGATGAAGAAAATAACGCTTCCTGTTATCGAGCACAGAAACTGTAATCAGATGCTGCGTTTAGCTGGACTTGGACCGTACTATAATCTTCGGGAGGGTTTCATGTGTGCCGGTGGTGAAGCTGGTATCGATATGTGTAAAGGTGACGGAGGATCCCCACTCGCGTGCCAAACTGACAGTGGAACATTCGTGCTGGCTGGGATCGTATCGTGGGGCATTGGCTGTGGAGGTCATAATTTACCAGGTGTATACGTTGCTGTGAATCGCTACGTAAATTGGATCAATGATGTCCTCTTGAACCGCGTTATGGATTTTgatattaaattgtaaaacagcagcagcggacAGGCGAATCTGTTCGgatatgaaataaatatgcACGGGGCCCCAAGTATCCTCTTAGTTTGCGTACCGCTTCATCCGCTCATGGCCAGAACCAATTCGTTTGGTGTTTGAGCATGCGGCCCCTTCAAGCCACGCGGTCGCTTAGTTCGCTTATAGGAAAATCCGCCTCTGGTTAAGTAACTATGTATTGATTTGCTAAATAAATGTTGTCCAGATTTTCGCCAccatgatttttgttttgttggggcTTTCGGCTATTGATCTGCAGTTGCACGATCATTTCAAGCGTAGCAAACGCTGACTCGAGTGAACTTCAagtaaattataatttcagaTGTGATCGCGTAGAGTACATTCTGAAATCTTACTGTTTTGCGTAGATATGTCCGGGAGGATTCTGTGTACTTAAGAATTTGTGTGGAACGTATGGAAATGAAGCAAATGGAACATATGTCCAGGATTAGCATATTATTGGACCACGATTGTTTGAGGATAACGTGATAAGGTTCTTTACACAGTGATAATTGTTGATGCTTATCCACAGGAAATTAGCTTCACAGGAGATCATCAACCATACTGAATATGTATACAACCCGAAGCAGAAAGGTATTCCAATGTCTTTGCATTGTGGAAGACGTTCAATACATTCGGCCTATATGTTTGCCGCAAGCAGACGATTGAACTGATAGGGAAATGCTGCATTTCCAACGGCTGGGGTGTGTGCAAAGATGATGGAGAATCACCACTTGCGTGCTAGACTGACAGTGGAACATTCGTGCTGGGTAGAATCGTATCGTGGAGCGTTGGATGCAGTGTTTATGATTTACCTTGATTTAAATTGGATCAATGATATCCTCTTGGACCGTATTATggatttttatattaaattgtaaaacaacAGCAGCGAAAAGGCGAATCCGTTCCGATATGAAAtaggaataaataaatgcatttGCTTGCAATCGTACTTCCTATCTTTATCAACCTATGACCTAGTGTACAATTCATAACGAGAAATCCTTGGGTTGGCTTATCAAGAGATGCGCTACGGGTGATGTCCTTCCCTTCGTCCGTTCGTTATACAACACATGGTTACGTATTGCGAAATAGACGCTGTTTAAGCTTCATCAATCAGTCGGAACACAATCGTTAAACGAGCAGGATCGAGAAATTTTCATCACCACGATGCATTCTTGGGGGTTTCGCTTAGTGATCTGCTGCTGCATGATCATTTCATGCGTAGCGAATGATGACGCGGGTGATTTTCAAGTGAAGTGCAACCTCAGATATGATCGCGCAGATTTAATACTTAAACAAATCCGTATTCCGTAGGCATGTCCGGGAGGTTACTGTGTACTGGAAGATTTGTGTCCAGATGGAATGTACAACGAATCATATGCGCAGTCTAAGGATATTATTGGGATACGACTGGGTAAAGTATGCCCGGAAAAGGAAGTGTGCTGCACCAATCAAATAAATGTGCAAACCAAAAAGGTAAGGCACTAAGCGTTACACGACCGAGTGGTAAGCGTTACAGGTCCGTGTGACATTGTGCATTGGCTGCTACGCTAAATGTGTTAACTGAttacttatgtttttttaaagaagtgCCCCGGAGGATGCTGCGTTTTGAAGCACCTTTGTCCCAACGCCAATACTAAGCTCTTTAGTACGCGCATGCAGATTGATATTAAGGATATCGACTCGTGCGGAAATTATTTGCAAGTGTGCTGTGAAGGCCTTGCGACTGATTGCACGACTAATGAATTGTATAGTGAGGTAAGTGGACACAAGCAATTAATTGAACTGTACCTTACTAATGTCCACTATTTTAGGAGACTATTACACCTTTACAAAGTTCTGAATGTGGACAGTTTAACCCGAATGGATTATTTTATGAACTGCTACATAATGACTCTCTGGCGCAGTATGCCGAATATCCCTGGATGGTGTACATAATGACAAAGCAGAATAGGCAATCTGATAGTAACTTTGTCTGTGGAGGTACATTGATTCATACTCGGTTTGTGGTTACAACGGCTCACAATACGGATGGAAAATCGGACTTGGTCGCACGCTTCGGTGAATGGGATATTAGCACCACGCACGAACCATTTCCACAGCAGGTAATAAGCCTGGTTCTCGCGTTCCTTACACATCGATAATCCCCGTATCCCTTTCCACAGGAAATTAGCGTTAAGGACATCATCAAACATCCAGCATATGTGCATAACCCAATACAGAACGATATTGCACTACTATTGCTTGTCGAACACGTGCAATACCAGCAGCACATACGGCCTATATGTTTACCACAGCCAGACGATCAGTTCGTAGGGGAACGTTGCATTTCCATCGGCTGGGGCGTCCAGCGAGGAGCTTACGCGAACGTGATGAAGAAAATAACGCTTCCTGTTATCGAGCACAGAAGCTGTAATCGGATGCTGCGTTTAGCTGGACTTGGACCGTACTATAATCTTCGGGAGGTTTTCATGTGTGCCGGTGGTGAAGCTGGCATCGATATGTGTAAAGGTGACGGAGGATCCCCACTCGCGTGCCAAACTGACAGTGGAACATTCGTGCTGGCTGGGATCGTGTCGTGGGGCATTGGCTGTGGAGGTCATAATTTACCGGGTGTATACGTTGCTGTGAACCGATATGTAAACTGGATCAACGAGAAACTCTCAAAATACCCTGAAGATACTGAGATTATAGTTTAAAATTGTAGAAGcatttaatgaaataaatcatgattGAACATTTGCTTGCAATACACCACGATCGTGCTTTGCGTTATCAGTGACTCACAATGGATTTCGTAGCGGGAAATCCTTCATATGTCTTATCAAGAAATACGTTATgcgctttcttttctttttgcatgaAACAAGTATAGAATTGCTAAACAGACGATGTTCAATCTTCAATCATCAGTCGGAACACAATCGTCAAACGAGCAGGATCGAGAAATTTTCATCACCACGATGCATTGTTGGGTGTTTCTGTTAGTGATCTGCAGTTGCATGATCATTTCAAGTGTCGCGAATGTTGACGCGAGTGATTTTCGAGTAAATTAATTTGAGAAATGATCGTGCAGAGTTCGTGCTaaaaaaaatgcctttttCATAGGAATGTCCGGGAGGTTTCTGGGTGCTGGAAGTTTTATGTCCAAATGGAATATACAACGAATCATATGCGCAGTCTACGGATCTTATTGGCATACGACTGGGTGAAGAATGCCCGGAAAAGGAAGTGTGCTGCACAAATATAACACAGCTGCAAAAAAGTGTTGATCGCGATAGCGAAAGAGTATGTATAGTAGCATGTATAGAGCACCTCTAGAGCATGTATAGAGCACCACATCTAACTGTATTCATTGCAGACGACTGTGAGCAACGAATGGGCGATGGAGTATGAATGTGGCCTAAACAACCCACATGGGATAGGTAATCAATCCAAGCTGGACCACACATACGCTAAGTCTGGTGAATATCCGTGGGTTGTTCTCATTTTGCAACAGGGGACAATGACTACCGTCTGTCAAGGTACACTCATACATCCGCGGTTTGTGCTAACGACAGCGCATCACTTCGAACCGAATGATAGCTTCGTCGCCAGGTTTGGTGAATGGGCTTTCAATGaggaaataaaatgctttCCAAAACAGGTGAGCTTTTCGCGTGCGATGTTATTGTATATGATAACACACCAATGATGTGTCTCATTTGTTACCATTTCAGAATATTGATATAGAAAACATTATTGTACATCCTAAATACAACAGTAAGGGGCTACCCAATGATATTGCGTTAGCGCGGCTGAAGCGAAATGTGCTTTATGATGCGCATATACGACCTATCTGCTTACCCGGTCCAAATGATCTGTTCGATGGCCAACAGTGTACGTCTGCCGGTTGGGGTAGAATGCAAGATTTGAAGTTTGCAAGCGTATTAAAACGCGTAGATCTTCCGGTTATACCGCGACAAGAGTGCAAGCAACTGTTTGCTAGAACAATATTGGGACCGTTCTTCCGACTGCACGAGAGCGTGCTTTGTGCCGGTGCTATGAAAGATCAAGACATGTGCGATGGAGACGGTGGATCTGGTCTATTTTGTCCAACGGAGTCGGGATCGTACGTTTTAGCAGGCATTGTTTCTTGGGGCTTGGGCTGTCATCAGCAGGACGTTCCTGGTGCTTACGTGAATGTGGCTAAATTTGTACCGTGGATACAATCTACGATAAATGAACGTGTTTGATGTAGTGTTCACTTACATGATGTTTGTGCTAGTAATTTGCCATCCTATTTCCGTGTGGAGggtttacagggtttttctattcagtttagactagccgcacactttttcctgctctgcgtacttgatttttgacgcaggtaggcaaacaaacatggTGCTTGCTAATAATCAAGTGCGccgagtaggaaaaagtgtgcggctagtctaaactgaatagaaaaaccctgtatcaAACTGATGccacgataaaaaaaataatccaatgCGGAAGTGCGCGTTGACAAGTAGTGAGCATTTGGTTGACGTATAACACATACCTAGTAAACTATCGCATGAATTGATAATAAAATGATTGTAAAATTATCATCACTTCTTTACgctgtttattcttttttgtgacaaacaaatataaatgaaGTGCAAATAATGCGCATTATTTGCGCGGATCCATCATCGACCATTGTGCaatgttcaaaaataaatcgGGCAATTTTCCTCCACCGAAGCACCCTCACTAGGCACACGCGCTTGTTTCGTTCAAACTATCTTTCGTTCAATGGCAAaggaatggaaatttgttcGTTAAAAGATTGATGTGTTGAGTTATTTCGTTAAGGTGGTGCTGTCAGCgagaaaaaagtagaaaatgttattgttttattttcgttgtCGTTGTTAAGCGTAACGCAGTGCAAAATCGGGACAAGTTCGGTCACAAAATTATGCTATTAAACGTTGTTTAGTGCCCTACAGTGTGAGAGTGAAAATGAATTTGTAAGTAATGCGGTGCGGACGGACGTGTGGTTGGATGGTGCACCTTGCCTCTGGCTTGGTGGTGTGGGTTACGGCGGGTGGTGGTTAAACTTACGGAATGGACATAAAGGAACcaattctagtgttaaaatgtCCCTACAGCCGAATGCTTGATGGCAAAACTGCACGATAAACTTACGAACCAACTTCCTCTTTTTAGCTTTATCCCAAATGAAGTGAAACGCGAAGGCATCTACCTTCAGCATCAGCTTGGCCCGCCGCTAatccatcagcagcatcaccaGCTGCCGCAGCAGTCCCAGCATCAGTTGCT
The DNA window shown above is from Anopheles funestus chromosome 3RL, idAnoFuneDA-416_04, whole genome shotgun sequence and carries:
- the LOC125767041 gene encoding phenoloxidase-activating factor 2-like isoform X5 — protein: MQSSNVQDREISFTMMHCWGYLLVICSGMIISCVANDNAGDFQACREGYCVLEDLCPDGMYNESYVQSKDIIVIRLGKVCPEKEVCCTNVSKSTATKPAYRANSAEREDAPVLNVSNFECGEFNENGLFYELRHNDSLAQYAEYPWMVYIMKKQSSPTGSNFVCGGTLIHPRFVVTTAHNTDGNSDLIARFGEWDISTTHEPFPHKEISVKEIIKHPKFVHNPLQNDIALLLLVEDVQYQPHIRPICLPQPDDQFVGKRCISIGWGVQRGAYANVMKKITLPVIEHRNCNQMLRLAGLGPYYNLREGFMCAGGEAGIDMCKGDGGSPLACQTDSGTFVLAGIVSWGIGCGGHNLPGVYVAVNRYVNWINEKLSKYPEDTEIIV
- the LOC125767041 gene encoding phenoloxidase-activating factor 2-like isoform X2 gives rise to the protein MQSSNVQDREISFTMMHCWGYLLVICSGMIISCVANDNAGDFQACPGGYCVLEDLCPDGMYNESYAQSKDIIGIRLGKVCPEKEVCCTNQINVQTKKCPGGCCVLKHLCPNANTKLFSTRMQIDIKDIDSCGNYLQVCCEGLATDCTTNELYSEETITPLQSSECGQFNPNGLFYELLHNDSLAQYAEYPWMVYIMTKQNRQSDSNFVCGGTLIHTRFVVTTAHNTDGKSDLVARFGEWDISTTHEPFPQQEISVKDIIKHPAYVHNPIQNDIALLLLVEHVQYQQHIRPICLPQPDDQFVGERCISIGWGVQRGAYANVMKKITLPVIEHRSCNRMLRLAGLGPYYNLREVFMCAGGEAGIDMCKGDGGSPLACQTDSGTFVLAGIVSWGIGCGGHNLPGVYVAVNRYVNWINEKLSKYPEDTEIIV
- the LOC125767041 gene encoding phenoloxidase-activating factor 2-like isoform X3, with translation MHSWGFRLVICCCMIISCVANDDAGDFQACPGGYCVLEDLCPDGMYNESYAQSKDIIGIRLGKVCPEKEVCCTNQINVQTKKKCPGGCCVLKHLCPNANTKLFSTRMQIDIKDIDSCGNYLQVCCEGLATDCTTNELYSEETITPLQSSECGQFNPNGLFYELLHNDSLAQYAEYPWMVYIMTKQNRQSDSNFVCGGTLIHTRFVVTTAHNTDGKSDLVARFGEWDISTTHEPFPQQEISVKDIIKHPAYVHNPIQNDIALLLLVEHVQYQQHIRPICLPQPDDQFVGERCISIGWGVQRGAYANVMKKITLPVIEHRSCNRMLRLAGLGPYYNLREVFMCAGGEAGIDMCKGDGGSPLACQTDSGTFVLAGIVSWGIGCGGHNLPGVYVAVNRYVNWINEKLSKYPEDTEIIV
- the LOC125767041 gene encoding phenoloxidase-activating factor 2-like isoform X4, translating into MQSSNVQDREISFTMMHCWGYLLVICSGMIISCVANDNAGDFQACREGYCVLEDLCPDGMYNESYVQSKDIIVIRLGKVCPEKEVCCTNVSKSTATKPAYRANSAEREDAPVLNVSNFECGEFNENGLFYELRHNDSLAQYAEYPWMVYIMKKQSSPTGSNFVCGGTLIHPRFVVTTAHNTDGNSDLIARFGEWDISTTHEPFPHKEISVKEIIKHPKFVHNPLQNDIALLLLVEDVQYQPHIRPICLPQPDDQFVGKRCISIGWGVQRGAYANVMKKITLPVIEHRNCNQMLRLAGLGPYYNLREGFMCAGGEAGIDMCKGDGGSPLACQTDSGTFVLAGIVSWGIGCGGHNLPGVYVAVNRYVNWINDVLLNRVMDFDIKL
- the LOC125767041 gene encoding phenoloxidase-activating factor 2-like isoform X1, with product MQSSNVQDREISFTMMHCWGYLLVICSGMIISCVANDNAGDFQACPGGYCVLEDLCPDGMYNESYAQSKDIIGIRLGKVCPEKEVCCTNQINVQTKKKCPGGCCVLKHLCPNANTKLFSTRMQIDIKDIDSCGNYLQVCCEGLATDCTTNELYSEETITPLQSSECGQFNPNGLFYELLHNDSLAQYAEYPWMVYIMTKQNRQSDSNFVCGGTLIHTRFVVTTAHNTDGKSDLVARFGEWDISTTHEPFPQQEISVKDIIKHPAYVHNPIQNDIALLLLVEHVQYQQHIRPICLPQPDDQFVGERCISIGWGVQRGAYANVMKKITLPVIEHRSCNRMLRLAGLGPYYNLREVFMCAGGEAGIDMCKGDGGSPLACQTDSGTFVLAGIVSWGIGCGGHNLPGVYVAVNRYVNWINEKLSKYPEDTEIIV
- the LOC125767054 gene encoding phenoloxidase-activating factor 2-like, with amino-acid sequence MFNLQSSVGTQSSNEQDREIFITTMHCWVFLLVICSCMIISSVANVDASDFRECPGGFWVLEVLCPNGIYNESYAQSTDLIGIRLGEECPEKEVCCTNITQLQKSVDRDSERTTVSNEWAMEYECGLNNPHGIGNQSKLDHTYAKSGEYPWVVLILQQGTMTTVCQGTLIHPRFVLTTAHHFEPNDSFVARFGEWAFNEEIKCFPKQNIDIENIIVHPKYNSKGLPNDIALARLKRNVLYDAHIRPICLPGPNDLFDGQQCTSAGWGRMQDLKFASVLKRVDLPVIPRQECKQLFARTILGPFFRLHESVLCAGAMKDQDMCDGDGGSGLFCPTESGSYVLAGIVSWGLGCHQQDVPGAYVNVAKFVPWIQSTINERV